One part of the Rutidosis leptorrhynchoides isolate AG116_Rl617_1_P2 chromosome 1, CSIRO_AGI_Rlap_v1, whole genome shotgun sequence genome encodes these proteins:
- the LOC139878215 gene encoding uncharacterized protein, with product MATGAGRIRTFEDFVKVHGLLLAASGIPPSLYRKLFEKLSTETFDGGNYFQVEPVDDGRQRRLVLTSSDSMKKESNIFLVDHALSFRLSDAPKQLQEVPGLVERMASLMCVDIDLNSDDDETDNVGSELDTNKLGHIQIVENEYQKVKNEGPGAVVWLELEDLDIDDDAFLSLDLPNKFPELIALSLCYNKIKDAETIIKEVVKFKHLKALWLNNNPVIQNCDDHFTDVIIQSCPKLEILNSCFTRKYTGWALGFCGGIYDKDSPGCGHEDDHSLQGLTSLDLSNRRIQSLHNKGFTPDALPSLSCLNLRGNPLNDDSSSDLLELLKAFTSLQSLEVDIPGPLGDNAVEIAESLPNLLLLNGVDTTRVLESGNSVIDSMLLPRLPEWTSGEPLVDRVLNAMWLYLMSYRLADDEKIDETSIWYVMDELGSALRHSDEPNFRVSPFLYMPEGNLESAVSFTLLWPTKDVEYGDECTRDYLFGIGEEKQRSARLTAWFHTPQKYFIKEYENFWQNFRSKNSSTVTKASTTRSLARSDGLPLRVYTDIPPVGEFLTHPGFVITTDPKEADIIWTSMQVDDETKKAIGLNDQQCMNQFPFEACLVMKHHLAETVQKAFGSCDWFQPTYNLETQLRQFIGDYYVRENEKADNLWILKPWNMARTIDTTVTGNLTAIIRLMETGPKICQKYIEQPALFKGKKFDLRYIVLVRSMNPLELFITDIFWVRLANNTYTLDKKSLFEYETHFTVMNYRGKLNHMNTPEFVNEFEQEHQVKWLDIHSRVKQMIRKVFEAAALVHPEMHSPMSRAMYGVDVMLDGSFKPKLLEVTYCPDCTRACKYDMESIMGGGETIQAKEFYNYVFGCLFLNEINHVSPL from the exons ATGGCCACCGGCGCCGGAAGAATCCGAACGTTTGAAGATTTCGTCAAGGTTCACGGCCTGCTACTTGCAGCTTCCGGCATACCTCCGTCACTCTACCGGAAACTGTTCGAGAAACTGTCAACTGAAACTTTTGATGGCGGTAATTACTTTCAGGTGGAGCCCGTTGACGATGGGCGGCAACGGCGTCTGGTTCTTACGTCATCGGATTCCATGAAGaaagaatcaaatatatttttagttGATCATGCTCTATCATTTCGCCTTTCAGATGCCCCTAAACAG CTGCAAGAAGTTCCAGGATTGGTTGAGAGAATGGCTTCGTTGATGTGTGTAGATATTGATTTAAATTCAGATGATGATGAGACCGATAATGTAGGTTCCGAATTGGATACCAACAAATTAGGTCATATCCAAATTGTAGAGAACGAATATCAAAAGGTGAAAAATGAGGGCCCTGGTGCAGTGGTGTGGTTGGAGCTTGAGGATCTTGATATCGATGATGATGCGTTTCTGTCTCTTGATTTGCCTAACAAGTTCCCT GAATTAATTGCTCTGAGTCTTTGTTACAACAAGATTAAGGATGCCGAGACTATTATTAAGGAAGTTGTGAAGTTTAAACACCTTAAAGCTCTTTGGCTAAACAATAATCCCGTCATACAGAACTG TGATGATCATTTCACAGATGTTATTATTCAAAGTTGCCCGAAACTGGAAATATTGAACTCGTGTTTTACACGTAAATATACGGGATGGGCTTTGGGTTTCTGCGGAGGAATTTATGACAAAGATAGTCCAGGCTGTGGACATGAAGATGATCACTCCTTGCAGGGTTTGACTTCTCTTGACCTTTCAAATAGGCGTATTCAAAGCTTACATAATAAG GGTTTTACACCTGATGCTTTGCCGTCGCTTTCCTGTTTGAATCTTCGAGGAAATCCTTTAAATGACGATTCCAGCTCTGACTTACTGGAACTTTTAAAAGCATTTACTAGTTTACAGTCATTGGAg GTGGATATACCTGGTCCGCTTGGAGACAACGCAGTTGAAATTGCCGAATCTCTTCCTAATCTTTTGCTACTAAACGGTGTAGATACAACACGGGTTCTAGAATCCGGAAATAGTGTGATTGATTCGATGCTTCTTCCACGTCTTCCTGAATGGACTTCTGGTGAACCCTTAGTTGATCGTGTATTGAATGCCATGTGGTTGTACCTCATGTCGTATAGATTAGCTGACGACGAGAAGATTGATGAGACATCTATATG GTATGTGATGGACGAGTTGGGTTCCGCGCTGCGACATAGTGATGAGCCTAATTTCAGAGTATCACCATTCCTATACATGCCTGAGGGAAACCTGGAGTCAGCTGTGAG CTTTACACTTCTTTGGCCTACAAAAGATGTCGAATATGGTGATGAATGCACCCGCGATTATTTATTTGGCATCGGCGAGGAGAAACAACGTTCTGCCAGGCTTACCGCTTGGTTTCATACCCCACAGAAGTACTTCATTAAA GAATATGAAAACTTCTGGCAGAATTTTAGATCCAAAAATTCTTCCACTGTTACTAAGGCATCTACAACGAGAAGCCTGGCACGTAGTGACGGACTTCCGCTGCGTGTTTATACTGATATTCCACCAGTGGGAGAATTTCTGACTCACCCAGGATTTGTAATCA CAACTGACCCAAAGGAAGCAGATATAATATGGACAAGTATGCAAGTGGATGACGAAACAAAGAAGGCTATAGGATTAAATGATCAACAGTGCATGAATCAATTTCCTTTTGAAGCTTGTCTTGTCATGAAACACCATTTGGCAGAGACCGTACAGAAG GCATTTGGTTCTTGCGATTGGTTTCAGCCTACTTATAATCTTGAAACACAACTGAGACAATTTATTGGCGATTATTATGTACGTGAGAATGAGAAGGCTGATAATTTATGGATTTTGAAGCCTTGGAACATGGCTAGAACTATAGATACAACTGTTACTGGCAATTTAACTGCCATTATACGTCTCATGGAAACTGGTCCAAAAatatgtcaaaagtatattgagcAGCCAGCTTTATTTAAGGGAAAGAAGTTTGATCTTCGGTACATCGTTCTTGTTCGCAGTATGAATCCATTGGAGCTGTTCATCACCGACATTTTCTGG GTTAGACTGGCAAATAATACATACACTCTGGATAAGAAAAGCTTGTTTGAGTACGAGACCCATTTCACTGTTATG AATTACAGGGGAAAATTGAATCATATGAACACACCTGAGTTTGTTAACGAGTTTGAGCAGGAACACCAAG TTAAATGGTTGGATATCCACTCGAGAGTGAAACAAATGATTCGAAAGGTTTTTGAGGCAGCAGCACTAGTTCATCCAGAGATGCATAGTCCGATGTCTAGGGCTATGTACGGTGTTGATGTGATGCTCGATGGCTCTTTCAAACCCAAGTTACTAGAG GTTACCTACTGTCCAGATTGTACTAGAGCTTGTAAATACGACATGGAATCTATAATGGGTGGAGGAGAGACTATTCAAGCTAAAGAGTTTTACAATTATGTGTTTGGTTGTTTGTTTCTGAATGAAATTAATCATGTGTCGCCATTGTAA
- the LOC139878231 gene encoding protein FIP1-like, which produces MSSDRHAPSNSASPDDNYLFIDVSTEAPLCGHRKRASIIGSILYCILLAIYATLAIGAPWVLKPEKYLTLQILCTCDVVLLIITGVFQQYMVYQVQKIRLQGYYIFSQKLKHIVRLPFACTSYGTGAMLLIMVWEPNIRILPIPMILRIIMVLEAILAGFFMSVYIGNVHQYNTLDSQPDVLKSLYSPLQPSSSLEGLRYHDGGRLSDQQMALLQYQRENLNFLSDEILRLKECLSKYERSGDGMTPQVDLAHLLAARDQEIRTLSAEMNQLQSELRLARSLVAEKEAEIQGVRNTNNQYMEENERLRAILGEWSTRAAKLERALEAERMSKLELHKKMSTIKSQHPSS; this is translated from the exons ATGTCTTCAGACCGTCATGCTCCTTCCAACTCTGCATCTCCTGATGATAATTACCT ATTTATTGATGTATCAACTGAAGCACCATTATGTGGACACAGAAAACGTGCAAGCATCATTGGTAGCATTTTGTATTGTATACTTTTGGCAA TTTATGCTACATTGGCTATTGGAGCTCCATGGGTGTTGAAGCCTGAGAAATATTTGACATTACAGATACTTTGCACATGTGACGTCGTTTTATTGATCATCACTG GTGTCTTCCAACAATATATGGTTTATCAAGTCCAGAAAATAAGATTACAG GGTTACTATATTTTCAGTCAAAAGCTGAAGCATATTGTTCGCCTGCCCTTTGCCTGTACGTCATACG GTACCGGAGCTATGCTACTTATCATGGTTTGGGAGCCAAATATAAGAATACTTCCTATTCCTATGATACTTAG GATTATCATGGTGCTTGAAGCTATCCTTGCTGGCTTTTTCATGAGTGTCTATATTG GTAATGTACACCAGTACAATACATTGGACTCCCAACCAGATGTTTTGAAGTCTTTGTATTCTCCCCTTCAACCGTCAAGCTCTCTAGAAGGATTGAG ATATCATGATGGTGGCCGGCTATCTGATCAACAAATGGCTTTGCTACAGTATCAGAGAGAGAACCTAAACTTTCTGAGCGATGAG ATTCTTCGATTGAAAGAATGCTTAAGCAAGTATGAGAGATCAGGTGATGGGATGACACCTCAG GTGGATCTTGCTCATCTGTTAGCAGCTCGGGATCAGGAGATAAGAACACTTTCAGCTGAG ATGAATCAACTACAATCTGAATTAAGACTTGCTCGATCTCTGGTTGCTGAGAAAGAGGCAGAAATCCAAGGTGTGCGCAATACAAACAATCAG TATATGGAGGAAAATGAAAGGCTGAGAGCCATACTTGGAGAATGGAGCACCAGAGCAGCAAAG CTTGAACGAGCACTCGAGGCTGAGCGGATGTCAAAACTGGAATTGCACAAGAAGATGTCAACCATAAAAAGTCAACATCCGAGTTCCTAA